A section of the Methanoregula formicica SMSP genome encodes:
- a CDS encoding DUF2098 domain-containing protein, which produces MLAEEMALGMRVRYPRTGTAGKVLRIEEIRGVTFAELDSTNLLYRVDQLIPATATNKTGTAIREDAKNIIAREREYAAGSEFQDALKNIDQSCEGGG; this is translated from the coding sequence ATGCTTGCAGAAGAGATGGCACTGGGAATGCGGGTACGGTACCCGCGGACCGGCACGGCCGGAAAGGTTCTCCGCATCGAAGAGATCAGGGGTGTCACCTTTGCCGAGCTGGATTCCACGAACCTCCTGTACCGTGTCGATCAACTGATACCGGCAACAGCCACGAACAAGACAGGCACTGCGATCCGTGAGGATGCGAAGAATATCATTGCCCGCGAGCGTGAATACGCGGCAGGCAGCGAATTTCAGGATGCACTCAAGAACATCGACCAGAGTTGTGAGGGCGGGGGATAA